The following is a genomic window from Bacteroidia bacterium.
GGTCAATACCTCCTTTTTTCCAGTATATTTCCGGATAGATCATCTCGGAATCTTCTGCCTGCTCCGCTATTTTATCTTCCATGCGAATCAGATTTTGCAATCCGGTACTCATGATTTCTATTTCGCGAAACTGTGCCGACTGAAAACCGCTGGCAGGTAACAGCGCCATACGAAATTTGCGCAGCTCCTCGGGATCCATTCCGCTGAGCATAATATCAAAGCTGTTGCAGAGGTGTTTGAAATAATTGCTGATCCGGCTGATTCTTTTACGCCAGTTGGTCACCAGCAGATATTCGCTGTCTTTTCCCTGATCATCGGTAAGTGCATCAATCTCTTGCTTAATCAATTTAAACAACAGTTCGGTCATCTGATGATAAGTGATAAAAATCACCTCATCTTTAAAAGGTGTACGGGGTGTCTGAAGTCCCAGCAGACTGTCGAGATGAATATACTCCCAATAGGTAAGTCCATTTGAATAGTACAGTCCGTCGAGGTAAGAAAGCATATCCTGCCCCATTCCGACGTACTTATCTTC
Proteins encoded in this region:
- a CDS encoding tryptophan 2,3-dioxygenase family protein translates to MANKDWKNQLTQILERLSMLEDKYVGMGQDMLSYLDGLYYSNGLTYWEYIHLDSLLGLQTPRTPFKDEVIFITYHQMTELLFKLIKQEIDALTDDQGKDSEYLLVTNWRKRISRISNYFKHLCNSFDIMLSGMDPEELRKFRMALLPASGFQSAQFREIEIMSTGLQNLIRMEDKIAEQAEDSEMIYPEIYWKKGGIDLETGKKTITLKEFEKRYDQELIQLIRKYEKQNLQYLFLNQKPEVRDDAETIAALREYDQYVNIYWKLSHLSAASKHLVSGGNDIDATGGTNWRTFLPPRYQRIIFFPELWSDEEKDTWGKAGVLKFFQQNISRNWMK